Proteins encoded in a region of the Planococcus citri chromosome 1, ihPlaCitr1.1, whole genome shotgun sequence genome:
- the LOC135845394 gene encoding speckle-type POZ protein-like, translating to MVCEKYFSKFFESIKPRKKNKQLNPKSDCLPTEIHHHTTTQIHKVDFSWTIDELDFHITKKEFLKSCKFSSITNDECKWRLFCLPYDKLYKPGSDVLVGICVCLVFIPDHADTKLLVKSEICFLNCTQKELKNRTAATTSTTRPIDKYGCKNIRIMCMPVGLKKKHILPGNKLTIRLNLTYTNIDDSTIISIQDNTSKSERLEQFAILYRKDKCKNVLISVKGKNYLVHKATLAAYSPTFAAFFERTPEKGNITQIKIPDVNKEVFGEMLKYIETGTLSDENKTVDLFILATEFNLGELQSKVIWFMHDKYQWRT from the exons atggtttgtgaaaagtatttttctaaatttttcgaaagcATCAAGCCTCGTAAAAAG AACAAACAACTCAACCCGAAATCAGATTGTTTGCCAACTGAAATCCATCACCACACAACGACTCAGATTCATAAAGTCGACTTTAGTTGGACAATAGACGAATTAGATTTCCATATAACGAAAAAGGAGTTCCTAAAATCGTGCAAGTTTTCATCCATCACAAACGACGAATGTAAATGGCGTTTGTTCTGTTTGCCCTATGATAAACTTTATAAGCCTGGGAGCGACGTCCTCGTGGGAATCTGTGTATGCCTAGTTTTTATACCGGATCATGCAGAtactaaattactcgtaaaaagTGAGATTTGTTTTCTGAATTGCACacaaaaagaattaaaaaatcgtaCAGCAGCAACAACAAGTACAACGAGGCCAATTGATAAATATGGTTGCAAGAATATACGCATTATGTGTATGCCtgttggtttgaaaaaaaaacatattttaccCGGCAACAAATTAACCATTCGACTCAACTTAACATACACAAACATTGACGACTCTACAATTATTTCTATTCAAGATAACACCTCAAAAAGCGAACGTTTAGAACAGTTCGCCATACTGTATAGAAAGGACAAATGCAAGAACGTCTTAATTTCAGTCAAGGGTAAGAATTACTTGGTTCATAAAGCTACTTTGGCCGCATACAGTCCAACTTTTGCTGCATTCTTCGAAAGAACACCGGAAAAAGGAAACATCACCCAAATAAAGATTCCCGATGTAAACAAAGAAGTGtttggtgaaatgttgaaatacatTGAAACCGGAACATTGTCCGATGAAAACAAGACCGtcgatttattcatttta